From the genome of Opitutaceae bacterium, one region includes:
- the raiA gene encoding ribosome-associated translation inhibitor RaiA, producing MKSDHALNLDGKLIIRGIHLELTEAMKSTITTKAERLLRHEPRIVRVRIDVAPHRADGHTRFEAKGHIEIGGTDRHVSADSDDAYNAIDQLIDKLDRQLRKRSTDLTSRRSTDDIRRHEAASDAVE from the coding sequence ATGAAGTCTGATCATGCGCTTAATCTCGACGGAAAGTTAATCATTCGCGGCATTCACCTCGAACTGACCGAGGCCATGAAGTCGACGATCACCACCAAGGCTGAACGGCTCCTTCGCCATGAACCGCGCATCGTGCGCGTCCGCATCGACGTGGCGCCTCACCGGGCCGATGGCCACACGCGCTTCGAGGCAAAAGGCCACATCGAGATCGGCGGCACTGATCGCCACGTGTCGGCTGACAGCGACGACGCCTACAATGCGATCGACCAGCTCATCGACAAACTGGACCGCCAGTTGCGCAAGCGGAGCACCGACCTGACCAGCCGCCGGTCAACCGACGACATACGCCGACACGAGGCCGCTTCCGACGCGGTGGAGTAA